A stretch of the Candidatus Omnitrophota bacterium genome encodes the following:
- a CDS encoding LptF/LptG family permease — protein sequence MRILDRYILKSVLSMFAGCILAFSFLYVIIDIFTILEDILKQKTSIILLVKYYLSFMPYIFVQVSPFAGLLSTLYTFGKLNRDNEVIAMRSSGLSIISITKTVLIFGLISSLAVFLINDRIVPHALAEKQSLKESIEKGSNKKVDANLPLYNFSMYGLKNRLFFVNSFSLATNTMEGITILEHDEKQNITRKIIAEKGVFQDGFWTFYKSITYDFDQNGQIKNEPSFLSEEIMTIPETPKDFINQRQVPELMTSSQLSSYLWRLSKSGAIGAIRNLKIDLYERYASSLTNIIIILLGIPFALIMRRKATGLSSLGLSLAMGFLYYVVNAVSIALGKGGFLPAFAAVSLSHILAAAFSIYLISKLP from the coding sequence ATGCGCATATTAGACCGCTATATCTTAAAATCCGTATTAAGCATGTTCGCGGGATGCATCCTTGCTTTTAGTTTTCTCTATGTGATCATTGATATTTTTACCATCCTTGAAGATATCTTAAAACAAAAAACCTCTATCATCCTGCTTGTTAAATATTACCTGTCTTTTATGCCATATATTTTTGTGCAGGTTTCCCCCTTTGCCGGCCTATTAAGTACCCTCTATACTTTCGGAAAATTAAACCGTGACAATGAAGTTATCGCCATGCGCTCATCCGGGTTAAGCATTATTAGCATCACCAAGACCGTGCTTATTTTTGGGCTGATCTCAAGCTTGGCAGTATTTTTGATTAACGACCGGATTGTGCCGCACGCCTTGGCAGAAAAACAAAGCCTCAAAGAAAGTATCGAAAAGGGCTCTAATAAGAAAGTTGATGCCAACCTGCCGCTATACAACTTCTCTATGTACGGGCTTAAAAACCGCCTCTTTTTCGTCAACAGCTTTTCTCTGGCAACAAATACCATGGAGGGAATCACCATACTTGAACATGACGAAAAGCAAAACATCACCCGCAAGATCATCGCCGAAAAAGGCGTGTTCCAGGACGGATTCTGGACATTTTATAAAAGTATCACCTATGACTTTGACCAAAATGGACAAATCAAAAATGAACCCTCTTTTTTAAGCGAAGAAATTATGACCATCCCCGAGACCCCGAAGGATTTCATAAATCAAAGACAGGTGCCGGAATTAATGACTTCCTCGCAATTATCCAGTTACCTCTGGAGGCTTTCTAAAAGTGGCGCCATAGGCGCAATACGAAACTTAAAGATAGACCTTTACGAAAGATACGCCTCAAGCCTGACGAATATAATTATAATTCTTCTGGGGATACCGTTTGCCTTAATCATGAGAAGAAAAGCAACCGGCTTGTCTTCTTTAGGATTATCTCTTGCGATGGGATTTTTATATTATGTAGTTAACGCGGTAAGTATTGCCCTGGGCAAAGGCGGGTTTTTGCCTGCCTTTGCGGCTGTATCTCTAAGCCACATCTTAGCAGCGGCCTTTAGCATATATCTTATTTCAAAACTTCCTTAA
- the tsaB gene encoding tRNA (adenosine(37)-N6)-threonylcarbamoyltransferase complex dimerization subunit type 1 TsaB produces MKILAIDTSTNFFSVGILDGEKIYEYRLYTGVKLSENITHILSQILTSLNWEWEDLDYLAANLGPGSFTGIRIGLSFIKGIAFSLDKPVIGLCGLDVLAKAAADKERNIQIVPVMDARRGMVYAAIYQNHKVFKRSSNYMLVTPEELCLKIKGPSLFVGDGLSLYQKQFQASVHKSFFLDKDWWGIKPRYLVQVAQEKLQCKQFTDSFGIKPIYLYPKECQIRKPSAVSYQPSAKN; encoded by the coding sequence ATGAAAATACTTGCTATTGATACAAGCACTAACTTTTTTTCTGTGGGTATTTTAGATGGTGAAAAGATCTATGAATACCGTCTTTATACCGGGGTAAAACTTTCTGAGAATATTACGCATATTTTGTCACAAATCCTGACAAGTCTTAATTGGGAATGGGAAGATTTGGATTATTTGGCGGCAAATCTGGGGCCCGGGTCTTTTACCGGTATCCGCATTGGCTTGTCGTTTATAAAAGGCATCGCGTTTTCTTTGGATAAGCCGGTTATTGGGCTTTGCGGGCTGGATGTCTTGGCAAAAGCCGCAGCGGACAAAGAAAGAAATATCCAGATTGTTCCGGTTATGGATGCCAGGCGAGGCATGGTCTACGCAGCTATTTATCAAAACCACAAAGTTTTTAAGAGATCGTCAAATTATATGCTTGTTACTCCGGAAGAGTTATGCCTTAAAATAAAAGGCCCCAGTTTGTTTGTGGGGGACGGGCTTTCTCTGTATCAAAAACAATTTCAGGCCTCTGTCCATAAGAGCTTTTTTCTGGATAAGGATTGGTGGGGGATTAAGCCGCGTTATCTTGTCCAGGTAGCGCAGGAAAAATTGCAGTGTAAGCAATTCACGGATTCATTTGGGATAAAGCCGATTTATTTGTATCCCAAGGAATGCCAAATAAGAAAGCCGTCAGCTGTCAGCTATCAGCCGTCAGCTAAAAACTAA
- a CDS encoding DUF362 domain-containing protein — protein MTKHKVSIVSCKDYTPELVQEAVNKSVKLLGGIESLIKPKSTVLLKPNVLMSASPESGITTHPEVLRAVIRLLKPLECRIVAGDSPSAWGKYINNVNEVYAQSGITRVCKEEGVELVLFGPKRFYNNIPLTAWIGDCDYIINIPKFKTHGMMLMTAAVKNLFGLVCGSFKTELHKKYFRPSDFAAMLLDIYKSANPVINIVDGIVAMEGDGPATSGKLRQEKIIVAGSDALAVDYILALIMGIDPLSVPVNKEAKRIGMLDFVKSDIQVLGEPLEKVIGRKFLLPKTAMSQKLPEPVARFIMSFIKYRPYIDASKCIQCFACIKACPKQVIIFENTKMCFDYKKCIACFCCQEVCPKAAVKVKKSLLARLIGL, from the coding sequence ATGACAAAGCATAAAGTTTCCATTGTTTCTTGCAAAGATTATACTCCTGAATTAGTGCAAGAAGCGGTTAACAAATCCGTGAAGCTTTTAGGCGGGATAGAATCTTTGATTAAGCCAAAATCCACGGTCTTATTAAAACCAAATGTTTTAATGTCCGCTAGCCCAGAATCCGGCATTACCACGCACCCGGAAGTATTGCGCGCGGTGATCCGCCTCTTGAAGCCGCTTGAATGCCGGATAGTAGCAGGGGATAGCCCAAGCGCCTGGGGAAAATATATTAATAATGTGAATGAGGTTTATGCTCAATCAGGGATAACGCGTGTTTGTAAAGAAGAGGGCGTAGAGCTTGTGTTATTTGGGCCCAAGCGTTTTTATAATAATATACCGTTGACTGCTTGGATTGGGGATTGCGATTATATTATTAACATTCCTAAATTTAAAACGCATGGGATGATGCTGATGACCGCGGCAGTAAAAAATCTTTTTGGTTTAGTTTGCGGAAGCTTTAAAACTGAATTACACAAGAAATATTTCCGTCCCAGTGATTTTGCCGCCATGTTATTGGATATTTATAAAAGCGCAAATCCGGTGATCAATATCGTTGATGGGATTGTGGCGATGGAGGGTGATGGCCCGGCAACAAGCGGAAAATTAAGGCAAGAGAAAATTATTGTTGCAGGATCTGATGCCTTGGCTGTGGATTATATATTAGCGCTTATTATGGGTATTGACCCGTTGTCGGTTCCAGTAAATAAAGAGGCAAAAAGAATCGGGATGCTTGATTTTGTAAAAAGCGATATTCAAGTCTTAGGTGAGCCTTTAGAGAAAGTTATTGGCAGGAAGTTTCTTCTTCCTAAGACTGCCATGAGTCAGAAATTGCCAGAGCCTGTGGCAAGATTCATTATGAGCTTTATAAAATATCGTCCTTATATTGATGCTTCTAAGTGTATCCAGTGTTTTGCTTGCATTAAAGCCTGTCCGAAGCAGGTAATAATTTTTGAGAATACTAAGATGTGCTTTGATTATAAGAAATGTATCGCTTGTTTCTGTTGTCAGGAAGTCTGTCCCAAGGCCGCGGTTAAGGTAAAGAAGAGTTTGTTGGCTAGGTTGATTGGTCTTTGA
- a CDS encoding TatD family hydrolase, giving the protein MYIDTHAHLDFSDFDSDRLDVIRRALERDVKYIINVGSDLDASKRAVELCKKNDFVYASVGVHPHDANSFDASSLAELKVLASNDKVVAIGETGLDFYRNLSNPKKQEEAFIAQVNLSKELNLPLVIHSRSAQEETISLLKKYMPLRAVVHCFAGGKDFLDKCLDLGFYVSFTCNITYKKAQDLRDLVKFCPLERMFLETDAPYLSPEGLRGKRNEPANVVYVAEEIAKIKGVGPEEVGEITTRQAKNFFGIKG; this is encoded by the coding sequence ATGTATATAGATACGCACGCGCATTTGGATTTTTCTGATTTTGATAGTGACAGGCTTGATGTTATTAGGCGCGCGCTTGAAAGAGATGTTAAGTATATTATTAATGTTGGTTCAGATTTAGATGCTTCTAAAAGAGCAGTAGAGCTTTGCAAGAAAAACGATTTTGTTTACGCTTCTGTTGGCGTGCATCCGCACGATGCAAATAGCTTTGACGCTTCTTCTTTGGCTGAACTTAAGGTTTTAGCATCAAATGATAAAGTTGTTGCTATCGGAGAAACGGGCCTTGATTTTTACCGAAATTTATCTAATCCCAAAAAACAAGAAGAAGCCTTTATCGCGCAAGTTAACCTATCCAAAGAATTAAATTTACCGTTAGTTATCCACTCTCGTTCTGCGCAGGAGGAAACAATTTCCTTATTAAAAAAGTATATGCCCTTGAGGGCAGTGGTGCATTGTTTTGCCGGAGGCAAAGATTTTTTGGATAAATGTTTGGATTTGGGGTTTTATGTTTCTTTTACCTGCAATATTACTTATAAGAAAGCGCAAGATCTGCGCGATTTGGTGAAATTTTGCCCTTTAGAAAGAATGTTTTTGGAGACTGACGCGCCGTATCTGTCGCCAGAGGGTTTGCGCGGTAAAAGAAACGAACCAGCAAATGTGGTTTATGTGGCAGAAGAAATCGCAAAGATTAAAGGCGTTGGCCCTGAAGAAGTAGGGGAAATAACTACAAGGCAAGCCAAGAATTTCTTTGGCATAAAAGGTTGA
- the mtnA gene encoding S-methyl-5-thioribose-1-phosphate isomerase, translating into MRTIEWKNNRIRMIDQTLLPGEFKYIDIKNIKVLWQAIKELKVRGAPALGASACLGVYLGIKDSKAKDYAQFYKELKSVVNYLASSRPTARNLFWGLERMLCVSDKAKHLSVEKIKKTLFQEANKVIEEDRASCRRIGAYGASLVKKNERILTICNTGILATIDYGTALGVIYKSHEQGKNIKVFACETRPLLQGARLTTWELKRSGIDVTLICDSMAASLMKSGSVDKVIVGADRIALNGDTANKIGTYSLAVLAKYHKIPFYAAAPFSTFDLDIKTGMDILIEERSHEEVSSLFFKNQVTAKGIKFWNPAFDVTPNNLITAIITDRGIIKPLYKLNIEKYADK; encoded by the coding sequence ATTCGTACGATTGAATGGAAGAATAACCGGATTCGCATGATCGATCAGACTCTTTTGCCGGGAGAGTTTAAGTATATTGATATTAAGAATATCAAAGTCCTTTGGCAGGCGATTAAGGAATTAAAGGTGCGTGGGGCACCGGCTTTGGGCGCAAGCGCCTGTTTAGGCGTATATTTAGGGATTAAAGATTCCAAAGCCAAGGATTACGCGCAATTTTACAAAGAATTAAAATCAGTGGTTAATTATTTAGCTTCTTCACGGCCTACTGCGCGCAATCTTTTCTGGGGTTTAGAGAGAATGCTTTGCGTCTCTGATAAAGCTAAACATTTGTCAGTAGAAAAAATAAAGAAGACGCTTTTTCAGGAAGCAAACAAGGTTATAGAAGAGGATAGAGCATCTTGCCGCAGGATAGGCGCTTATGGCGCAAGTCTGGTTAAGAAAAATGAGCGCATTCTTACTATTTGTAATACCGGAATCTTAGCGACCATTGATTATGGAACTGCCTTAGGCGTAATTTATAAAAGCCATGAGCAGGGGAAGAATATAAAAGTCTTTGCCTGTGAAACCCGTCCCCTTTTACAAGGGGCGCGGCTTACCACTTGGGAATTAAAACGAAGCGGTATTGATGTTACGCTTATCTGCGATAGTATGGCGGCAAGTCTTATGAAAAGCGGTTCGGTGGATAAGGTGATTGTCGGGGCGGATAGAATTGCCCTAAATGGGGACACTGCTAATAAAATCGGCACTTACAGCTTGGCAGTTTTGGCAAAGTATCACAAGATACCATTTTATGCTGCCGCGCCGTTTTCCACTTTTGATCTGGATATAAAAACCGGTATGGATATATTGATTGAAGAAAGAAGCCATGAAGAAGTATCTAGCCTGTTTTTTAAGAATCAAGTTACCGCCAAGGGAATAAAATTCTGGAATCCGGCATTTGATGTAACCCCTAATAACTTAATAACCGCGATTATTACCGACAGGGGAATTATCAAGCCGTTATATAAACTTAACATAGAAAAATATGCAGATAAGTAA
- a CDS encoding thiamine-phosphate kinase, translated as MQISKLGEFGLIDRIRKSIKTDTSVIVGSGDDCAVLEFDKKSYQLFTCDMLVEGVDFLKGTDFYWVGRKAVCVSISDIASCCGVPQHCVISLGLPKDLSLDKVDRLTKGIIAACKEYGVNLVGGDISKSQKVVIDVSMIGRVEKNSLVLRSAARDKDIIFTTGSLGGSIKGKHLKFIPRLKEARFLAENFKVHSMIDISDGLLQDLGHILKQSKKGAVLYQDLVPVSSQAKDFKASLTDGEDFELLFTVDSDCAKKLMRQDKFCFYPIGEINCLKERIKLILNNQDEKNIQPQGYRHF; from the coding sequence ATGCAGATAAGTAAGCTGGGCGAGTTTGGTTTGATAGATAGGATCAGGAAATCTATTAAAACCGATACATCAGTTATCGTTGGTTCTGGCGATGATTGCGCGGTATTAGAGTTTGACAAAAAATCATACCAGCTTTTTACTTGTGACATGCTTGTAGAGGGCGTGGATTTCTTAAAAGGCACAGATTTTTATTGGGTAGGCAGAAAAGCGGTTTGTGTTTCTATAAGCGACATTGCTTCTTGTTGTGGTGTCCCGCAGCATTGTGTTATTTCTTTAGGCCTGCCAAAAGATCTTTCGCTTGATAAAGTTGACCGTTTGACCAAAGGCATTATTGCCGCATGTAAAGAGTATGGAGTAAATCTTGTCGGAGGCGATATCAGCAAAAGCCAAAAAGTAGTTATAGATGTAAGTATGATCGGCAGGGTTGAAAAGAATAGCCTTGTTTTAAGAAGCGCAGCGCGCGACAAGGACATTATTTTTACTACCGGCAGTTTAGGCGGATCAATCAAGGGAAAGCACCTTAAATTTATCCCGCGCTTAAAAGAGGCAAGGTTTTTAGCCGAGAATTTTAAGGTTCATTCCATGATTGATATTTCTGACGGCCTTCTCCAGGACTTAGGCCACATCTTAAAGCAGAGTAAAAAAGGGGCAGTGCTTTATCAGGACCTTGTTCCCGTATCCAGTCAGGCCAAGGATTTTAAAGCTTCTTTGACAGATGGAGAGGATTTTGAGCTATTGTTTACTGTGGACTCTGATTGCGCCAAGAAACTTATGCGTCAGGATAAATTTTGTTTTTACCCTATTGGTGAAATAAATTGTTTGAAGGAAAGAATAAAGCTTATTTTAAATAACCAAGATGAAAAAAATATACAACCACAAGGCTATCGGCATTTCTAA
- the tsaE gene encoding tRNA (adenosine(37)-N6)-threonylcarbamoyltransferase complex ATPase subunit type 1 TsaE, which yields MKKIYNHKAIGISKFKLNSSSFKKTLSIAGRLAGFLKKADIICLKGNLGAGKTVFAKGVAKGLSIKNAVTSPTFVIMQQYLSGKIPLNHFDLYRLDKIKDIADIGYEEYFYDDAVTLIEWPERLGKIFPKECLLVELKITGNTSRQILFSAKGARYQELLREFKI from the coding sequence ATGAAAAAAATATACAACCACAAGGCTATCGGCATTTCTAAGTTTAAATTGAATTCCTCTTCCTTTAAGAAGACACTTTCTATCGCAGGGCGGTTGGCGGGTTTCTTGAAGAAAGCAGATATTATCTGTTTGAAAGGAAATTTAGGAGCCGGTAAGACTGTTTTTGCCAAAGGCGTGGCAAAAGGCTTAAGCATAAAAAACGCTGTCACCAGCCCCACCTTTGTAATTATGCAGCAGTATTTATCTGGTAAAATACCGCTTAATCACTTTGATTTATACCGCTTGGATAAGATAAAAGATATAGCCGATATCGGCTATGAAGAGTATTTTTATGATGATGCGGTTACTTTGATTGAATGGCCAGAACGATTAGGAAAGATCTTTCCAAAAGAATGCCTTCTGGTAGAATTAAAGATAACAGGGAACACATCTCGGCAGATCTTATTTAGCGCAAAAGGCGCGCGCTATCAGGAATTACTACGGGAATTTAAGATATGA
- the alr gene encoding alanine racemase yields MHNSIGYRPTWAEINLNNLKHNLLEIKSIIPGYVKVMACVKADAYGHGLIPVAKKLEASAVDYLSVASIDEGILLREKGIKSPILILGVPLKGDIAPILKYNLSQTLCDYDFARALNKAAFLKSRKVKVHVKVDTGMGRLGVLCKQAYDFVCRLKRLSQLEIEGIFTHLSLADVNRDFTLHQARTFEALIRRLEHSKINIPLVHAANSMGIAAYKQSHFNMVRPGLVLYGLYPDENLSINLKPVLSLKSKIVYAKRVPKGYGISYGYTYVTDKNSTIVNLPIGYGDGYPRNLSNLAPVLIGGRKFKISGRICMDQIMVDVGNATVKIGEEVVFIGSQGKNTITTEELANLSGTIPYEIVCGLGSRIPRVYI; encoded by the coding sequence ATGCATAACTCTATAGGGTACCGTCCTACATGGGCGGAAATTAATCTTAATAATCTTAAGCATAATTTGCTTGAGATTAAAAGTATTATACCAGGATATGTTAAGGTCATGGCTTGCGTTAAAGCAGATGCCTATGGCCATGGGCTTATTCCTGTGGCCAAGAAATTGGAAGCTTCGGCAGTTGATTATCTAAGCGTGGCTTCTATTGACGAGGGGATTTTGTTAAGAGAAAAAGGCATAAAGTCGCCTATACTTATTTTAGGCGTGCCGCTTAAAGGCGATATTGCACCTATCTTAAAATACAATTTAAGCCAGACGCTTTGTGATTATGATTTTGCCCGCGCATTAAATAAGGCTGCTTTTCTTAAATCGCGCAAAGTAAAGGTGCACGTAAAAGTAGATACCGGCATGGGCAGACTCGGTGTTTTATGCAAACAGGCCTATGATTTTGTGTGCAGGTTAAAGAGGCTATCACAGCTTGAGATAGAGGGTATTTTCACGCATTTGTCCCTTGCGGATGTTAACCGTGATTTTACCTTGCATCAGGCCAGAACCTTTGAGGCTTTAATACGAAGGTTAGAGCATAGTAAAATAAATATCCCGCTTGTGCATGCGGCAAATAGTATGGGCATTGCCGCCTACAAGCAAAGCCATTTTAACATGGTCAGGCCCGGCTTAGTCCTTTACGGGCTTTATCCGGATGAAAACTTATCCATTAATCTAAAACCAGTGTTAAGTTTAAAATCAAAAATAGTCTATGCTAAGCGCGTGCCCAAAGGATATGGCATAAGTTATGGTTATACCTATGTTACCGACAAGAATTCTACTATTGTTAATCTTCCTATTGGTTATGGTGATGGATATCCGCGCAATCTTTCTAATCTGGCCCCGGTATTAATCGGCGGCAGAAAGTTTAAGATAAGCGGAAGGATCTGCATGGATCAGATTATGGTGGATGTCGGTAACGCTACGGTAAAGATCGGCGAGGAAGTGGTTTTTATCGGGTCTCAAGGTAAGAATACTATTACTACCGAAGAGCTGGCAAATTTATCCGGCACAATACCCTATGAAATTGTTTGTGGTTTAGGAAGCCGCATCCCCAGAGTGTATATTTAA